The following are encoded in a window of Pyrenophora tritici-repentis strain M4 chromosome 6, whole genome shotgun sequence genomic DNA:
- a CDS encoding MFS-1 multi-domain protein — MSSASLSGSSDSIKASGPFFRSVPFQILVACGVSFTAPGMWDALGGLGAGGAAEPYAVSAANALVYGLFAVVCVAAGAINNRIGLKYGLALGAIGYPLYGAGLYTNNVSANTWFMLFGSALCGISAGFFWAAEAAIIIGYPSPGDRAFYLAVWQTAKALGPIVGGSINLGLNANRKTTGSVSSTTYIVFIVIMCLGLPVALCLSPAHKVWRKDGTRIVTERAATWLGEFKAVGRLFVSRRILLLLPAFFISYFYNGFMSTWLTTYFTVRARAFSSFFTNFAGIFSSFIIAFLLDNPKIHIKVRGRIAFLCIVTLLIGTWIWATILQKQFYDASEAPIFDWFNGGFGKSYALVFFWQFGGQAFQQFLYWLVGQYATDLSNLSHLTGILRGVEALGQTVAWAMQSEGDANHFVSIGLNFGITVLCIFPTWIVLSELEGSHEVRVTEEISPKDSDTA; from the exons ATGTCGTCCGCCTCCTTGTCTGGGTCTTCAGACTCCATCAAGGCTTCTGGACCGTTCTTCCGTTCCGTACCTTTCCAGATTCTGGTTGCATGTGGAGTTTCCTTCACGGCCCCGGGCATGTGGGATGCGCTCGGTGGACTAGGTGCTGGCGGAGCCGCTGAGCCCTACGCGGTGTCTGCCGCGAACGCTTTGGTATACGGGCTCTTCGCAGTTGTCTGTGTGGCTGCTGGAGCTATCAACAACAGGATTGGCCTAAAATATGGACTTGCATTGGGAGCAATCGGTTACCCATTGTACGGCGCAGGTCTATACACCAACAACGTCTCGGCAAACACCTGGTTCATGCTCTTCGGCAGTGCTCTCTGTGGCATCTCCGCTGGATTCTTCTGGGCTGCCGAAGCTGCGATTATCATCGGATACCCATCACCTGGAGATCGCGCATTTTACCTCGCTGTATGGCAGACAGCAAAGGCCCTTGGACCGATTGTTGGAGGTTCCATTAACCTAGGCCTGAACGCAAACCGGAAGACGACAGGATCGGTTTCCTCTACTACATACATCGTCTTCATCGTCATTATGTGCCTTGGACTCCCTGTCGCCCTGTGCCTGTCGCCTGCACACAAGGTCTGGAGAAAAGATGGCACGAGAATCGTCACTGAGCGTGCGGCAACCTGGCTCGGCGAGTTCAAGGCTGTCGGCAGGCTATTCGTCAGCCGACGCATCTTGCTTCTGCTCCCCGCCTTCTTTATCAGCTACTTCTACAACGGCTTCATGAGCACTTGGTTGACAACGTACTTTACCGTCCGAGCGCGCGCATTCTCCAGCTTCTTCACAAACTTCGCCGGCATCTTCTCCTCGTTCATCATCGCGTTTTTGCTCGACAACCCGAAAATCCACATCAAAGTCCGCGGTCGCATAGCATTCCTCTGCATCGTCACTCTCCTTATCGGTACATGGATTTGGGCGACAATCCTTCAGAAACAATTCTACGACGCATCGGAGGCCCCGATATTCGATTGGTTCAATGGCGGCTTTGGGAAGAGTTACGCGCTGGTCTTCTTTTGGCAATTTGGTGGCCAGGCTTTCCAGCAGTTTCTTTATTGGCTAGTAGGACAATACGCGACAGATCTGAGTAATCTCAGCCATCTCACTGGTATTCTGAGAGGTGTAGAGGCACTGGGCCAGACCGTTGCCTGGGC TATGCAATCAGAAGGTGATGCAAACCACTTTGTCAGCATCGGTCTCAACTTTGGTATCACCGTATTATGCATCTTCCCTACTTGGATCGTCCTTTCAGAGCTGGAAGGAAGCCACGAAGTTCGCGTCACGGAGGAAATATCACCAAAGGACAGCGACACGGCTTGA